A single Polynucleobacter acidiphobus DNA region contains:
- a CDS encoding YhdP family protein gives MTEKKYPLRLKDLLTMRPDATSWSRWSRRLAILALVTVGLMILGHLVIRFIIWPQLETSKPAVEKLLSQRIGVEVKINQLNVYWQGIRPVFDIRDLEFVVDAKRNPTTITDAPPLRIADIRGELSWSSFYHLKPYFTKLHASNAVIQVTRDSQKRLYVAGILAGDGGDDFHLENWLFKQGDLKISDINILWKDFSKSKADAADLRIESMQLQNGIRQHELDAAIYSPWHQGTLTLSGKFSHRLGGQAGHWRDWIGDFQWEVQRLDLGQFSRDFEIPFKQLSGVLNSSGSIAISKGIPNGGQFKLAIEQPIFQQLKSNQALEFGRLEMEAKQFTSGKFISLAVQQFAWLNKNQKPGTPMESLAPMTFGWQAPKRDGELEKFAFSSAKISLENLSLFALNLPIPNRIRQVLEQTEPRGDLIDVDITWAEPKSNIPLIGGLLSGQGPKFNITGSLNQVGIKAYRDTIPSITNLSGTITTNQNQGSIKLNSKNLGLVIADFLAEPRLQFDSASGTLNWSLKNKQWQIGFDQLSVNNPDIALIADGNYLIGKEKAPDTLDLTIQFPRAKAQTIYRYLPAEMSKDARTYIEKAFVGGEINNGSLKIKGDPNLAPYDASGTGEFALNLPISGTVFRPAPLFPSAKGTWPEFTEVNGLVSMQQAKLMVAIKDARYQGLQIQNVNAEIPNVSSAKPVLNLKGNITGPINDMMDYLRTTPILLTRPELAKNLKLSGPAKLDLEMLLPLQNTDDLKLNALLSLNNNIVVWSDLAPFNQVRGSIRITEDLPRFEQVSAEFFGGTINIRQNTGQSQTKQDLYDLNGTIDLERLERHYSNQVGRQSQELLKALDGKAAFKGRLGITSNTTDLNLDLDFNGLSTALPEPLSIKKGNKLNGVFRYQSNASEGASKRIAQWSAQIGKTITLQGKQGADGIVAQGIGIGAAAIIPERGLGLNVQANDLNIDAWHRLLFSNDGVNSKPDAANTAGSADNADGLRVFTARINQAIAMNRPWPNLAISAKLGGDTWQLNLKSPNLEGDVQYQERKNADLLKGKLLRLHIPPKLANPVNSSASADKEVSLNAIPELDLSIDDFNFNQYKPGAIAIKTRNTPNRIAIESLVINNPSASSRITGEWTSDQQGNNEHVLLDINSQIKDLGTVVAYWGSPKAVEGGKGTINAKLDWSGPPYDPSFDTLAGNVKINLENGRLLQVDSGFAKIIGVFSLQSLLKFATFDLQGSLGNVVTSGTAFNTLSGDFVLRNGVARTQNFTMQLNQARVATSGLVNIPKQTQDLRITIFPTIDATAGALALFAVNPIIGASALIGQYLISNQLNRTLQTDYLVQGSWDKPDVIPLDQNGQPLDPKVLETIRSRNLLREQKMPPAQTPTKSAPTTPAPVN, from the coding sequence ATGACCGAAAAAAAGTATCCGTTACGCCTCAAAGACCTTCTGACGATGCGGCCCGACGCCACCTCGTGGTCACGTTGGTCGCGCCGTCTGGCAATTTTGGCTCTCGTTACGGTCGGACTCATGATTCTTGGGCATCTGGTGATCCGATTCATTATTTGGCCGCAACTCGAAACGTCAAAACCGGCTGTCGAAAAGTTACTGTCACAACGCATTGGCGTTGAGGTCAAAATCAATCAACTCAATGTCTACTGGCAAGGGATCCGTCCAGTCTTTGATATTCGCGATCTGGAATTTGTGGTCGATGCCAAACGCAATCCGACTACGATTACAGATGCACCTCCCCTAAGGATCGCTGACATCCGAGGCGAGTTGAGTTGGTCATCGTTTTATCACCTAAAGCCCTATTTCACGAAATTACACGCTAGTAATGCGGTAATTCAAGTTACGCGTGACTCGCAAAAGCGCTTGTATGTGGCGGGTATTCTTGCGGGCGATGGCGGGGATGATTTCCATCTCGAAAATTGGCTGTTTAAACAAGGTGATTTAAAGATTTCCGATATCAATATTCTTTGGAAGGATTTCTCAAAGTCCAAAGCCGACGCCGCGGATCTGCGAATCGAATCCATGCAACTACAAAATGGAATACGTCAGCATGAACTTGATGCCGCTATTTACAGTCCATGGCATCAAGGCACCCTAACTCTCTCAGGAAAATTTTCTCACCGTCTAGGTGGGCAAGCGGGCCATTGGCGGGATTGGATTGGCGATTTTCAGTGGGAAGTCCAGCGACTGGATCTTGGGCAATTTAGCCGGGATTTTGAGATTCCCTTTAAACAGCTAAGCGGCGTTTTGAACTCCTCAGGATCGATTGCCATAAGCAAAGGCATCCCTAATGGCGGACAATTCAAACTTGCGATCGAGCAACCCATCTTTCAACAATTAAAAAGCAATCAGGCGCTTGAGTTTGGGCGCCTAGAAATGGAGGCGAAGCAATTCACATCCGGGAAGTTTATTTCGCTTGCGGTGCAGCAATTTGCCTGGTTAAACAAGAATCAAAAGCCGGGAACCCCGATGGAATCACTGGCGCCCATGACCTTTGGCTGGCAGGCTCCTAAACGCGATGGCGAGCTTGAAAAATTTGCATTCTCCTCGGCAAAAATTAGCCTCGAGAACCTCAGTCTGTTTGCATTGAATCTGCCCATTCCCAATCGAATCCGTCAGGTTTTAGAGCAAACCGAACCACGTGGAGATCTGATTGATGTCGACATCACATGGGCTGAACCAAAATCCAATATTCCCCTGATCGGTGGCCTCTTAAGTGGTCAAGGGCCTAAATTTAATATTACCGGCTCCCTCAATCAGGTAGGCATCAAAGCTTACCGAGATACCATCCCAAGCATTACCAATTTAAGCGGCACGATTACCACCAATCAAAACCAAGGCAGCATCAAACTGAACTCAAAAAATTTGGGATTAGTGATTGCTGATTTTTTAGCAGAGCCACGTTTGCAGTTTGACAGCGCAAGCGGAACACTAAATTGGTCATTAAAAAATAAGCAATGGCAAATCGGATTTGATCAGCTCTCTGTAAACAACCCCGATATCGCATTAATTGCTGATGGCAATTACCTAATTGGCAAAGAGAAGGCACCAGACACTTTAGATCTAACCATTCAATTTCCTAGAGCAAAGGCACAAACAATCTACCGCTACCTCCCTGCAGAAATGTCAAAGGATGCGCGCACTTATATTGAAAAAGCATTTGTCGGAGGAGAGATCAACAATGGCAGCCTAAAGATCAAAGGTGATCCTAATTTAGCCCCTTACGATGCTTCGGGAACTGGCGAATTTGCATTAAATCTACCAATCTCTGGAACGGTTTTTCGACCAGCCCCTCTATTCCCATCTGCAAAAGGCACTTGGCCTGAATTCACGGAAGTCAACGGTCTCGTTTCGATGCAGCAAGCCAAGCTGATGGTAGCAATCAAGGATGCTCGCTACCAAGGTCTGCAAATTCAAAATGTCAATGCAGAAATACCGAATGTTTCTAGCGCAAAGCCGGTCCTCAATCTCAAAGGAAATATTACGGGCCCGATCAATGACATGATGGACTATCTGAGAACAACACCGATTCTTCTCACTCGTCCAGAGTTAGCAAAGAATCTGAAGTTATCAGGTCCCGCAAAACTTGATCTAGAGATGCTGTTGCCTCTTCAAAATACAGATGACCTCAAATTAAATGCTTTGCTAAGCTTAAATAACAATATCGTCGTTTGGTCTGATCTTGCCCCATTCAATCAGGTACGAGGCAGTATTCGGATTACCGAAGACTTGCCCCGCTTTGAACAGGTAAGCGCTGAATTCTTTGGTGGCACCATCAATATTCGACAAAACACGGGGCAATCTCAAACCAAACAAGATCTCTATGATCTCAATGGGACAATTGATCTTGAACGCCTTGAGCGTCACTATTCCAATCAAGTGGGTCGCCAATCTCAAGAGCTCCTAAAGGCACTGGATGGCAAGGCCGCATTTAAAGGCAGGCTGGGTATTACTAGCAACACCACGGACCTCAATCTCGACCTCGATTTCAATGGTCTAAGCACCGCCCTTCCTGAACCCCTAAGTATCAAGAAGGGCAACAAACTAAACGGGGTTTTTCGATACCAGTCCAACGCCAGCGAGGGGGCCTCCAAACGAATCGCTCAATGGTCAGCACAAATTGGGAAAACAATCACGCTACAAGGAAAACAAGGTGCAGACGGCATTGTGGCGCAAGGAATTGGGATAGGGGCTGCAGCCATCATCCCTGAGCGTGGCTTGGGTCTCAATGTGCAAGCAAACGATCTCAATATTGATGCCTGGCATCGCCTGTTATTTTCGAACGATGGAGTAAATAGCAAACCCGATGCTGCCAACACGGCTGGCTCTGCGGATAACGCCGATGGCCTTCGAGTGTTTACAGCGCGCATCAATCAAGCGATTGCCATGAACCGCCCCTGGCCCAATCTTGCTATCAGTGCCAAATTGGGTGGAGATACTTGGCAGCTTAATTTGAAATCCCCGAATTTAGAGGGCGATGTTCAGTATCAAGAGAGAAAAAATGCTGATCTTCTAAAAGGAAAATTGCTTCGTTTGCATATTCCTCCAAAATTAGCAAATCCGGTGAACTCAAGTGCATCCGCTGACAAAGAGGTATCACTTAATGCGATTCCTGAACTTGATCTCAGTATTGATGACTTTAATTTCAATCAATATAAACCTGGCGCAATCGCGATTAAGACACGTAACACTCCAAACCGAATCGCAATTGAAAGTCTTGTCATTAACAATCCAAGCGCGTCTTCACGGATTACTGGGGAGTGGACCAGTGATCAGCAGGGCAATAATGAGCATGTTCTATTGGATATCAACTCCCAAATTAAAGATCTGGGTACGGTCGTTGCCTATTGGGGTAGCCCTAAAGCGGTAGAGGGTGGCAAGGGAACAATCAATGCCAAATTGGATTGGAGCGGCCCTCCCTATGATCCCTCCTTTGATACCCTGGCTGGCAATGTAAAAATCAATCTAGAAAATGGTCGCTTACTTCAGGTGGACTCTGGTTTTGCCAAGATTATTGGGGTATTTAGTTTGCAAAGCTTATTAAAATTTGCAACCTTTGACCTTCAAGGCAGCCTTGGGAATGTAGTCACCTCGGGAACCGCCTTCAACACTCTTTCTGGTGACTTTGTTTTGCGCAACGGTGTTGCCCGCACACAGAATTTCACGATGCAACTCAATCAAGCTCGAGTTGCCACCAGCGGTCTCGTGAATATTCCCAAGCAAACCCAAGACTTACGAATCACCATCTTCCCAACGATTGATGCAACCGCTGGCGCTCTAGCGCTCTTCGCTGTCAATCCGATCATTGGAGCAAGCGCCCTGATTGGTCAATATTTAATTAGCAATCAACTAAATCGCACACTTCAGACCGATTACCTAGTGCAGGGAAGCTGGGATAAGCCTGATGTAATCCCACTAGACCAAAATGGTCAGCCTTTAGATCCAAAGGTGCTGGAGACCATTCGCTCTCGAAATCTGCTGCGTGAGCAAAAGATGCCACCAGCACAAACCCCAACAAAGTCGGCACCCACCACCCCAGCGCCTGTCAACTAG
- a CDS encoding carbon-nitrogen hydrolase family protein, producing the protein MANKLTVAAIQMISSANLADNLRTAERLIKNASDQGAVVLALPEYFCLMGLADTDKVKVRETFGRGPIQDALQGFAQKYRIFLIAGTIPLEASDPLKVLNASLVFNPEGQCIARYDKIHLFGFQTSNERYQESETIEAGSQPTTVRILHEGNEWVFGLSICYDLRFPELYRQQAEVDCQVIPAAFTHTTGKDHWEILLRARAIENQCYFLASAQGGLHQNQRRTWGQSMLVDPWGNIVSELAAGEGCVLGELDSTALEEVRSKLPALKHRKLV; encoded by the coding sequence ATGGCAAATAAATTAACGGTGGCAGCGATTCAGATGATTTCATCTGCGAATTTGGCAGACAATCTGCGCACGGCTGAACGACTAATCAAAAATGCATCTGACCAGGGTGCAGTAGTGCTTGCGCTACCTGAATACTTTTGCCTAATGGGGCTTGCCGATACCGACAAGGTCAAAGTGCGGGAGACCTTTGGTCGTGGACCCATTCAAGACGCGCTTCAAGGCTTTGCTCAAAAATATCGTATCTTCTTGATTGCCGGCACCATCCCGCTCGAGGCAAGTGATCCACTAAAGGTTTTAAATGCAAGCTTAGTATTTAATCCAGAGGGTCAGTGCATTGCCCGTTACGACAAGATTCATCTATTTGGTTTTCAGACGTCTAATGAGCGCTACCAAGAATCTGAAACGATTGAGGCGGGTAGTCAGCCTACAACCGTTCGCATTTTGCATGAGGGCAATGAGTGGGTGTTTGGTTTAAGCATTTGCTATGACCTTCGCTTTCCAGAGTTGTATCGACAGCAAGCCGAGGTTGACTGCCAGGTAATTCCAGCTGCATTTACCCATACAACTGGCAAGGATCATTGGGAGATTTTGCTGCGCGCACGGGCCATTGAAAACCAGTGCTATTTTCTGGCGTCCGCCCAAGGTGGCCTTCATCAAAATCAACGTCGCACTTGGGGTCAATCCATGCTGGTCGACCCCTGGGGCAATATTGTCTCTGAACTTGCCGCTGGCGAAGGCTGTGTGCTCGGCGAGCTAGACTCCACTGCACTCGAAGAAGTACGTTCTAAGCTGCCCGCCCTAAAACATCGTAAGCTTGTCTGA